Proteins encoded within one genomic window of Lampris incognitus isolate fLamInc1 chromosome 1, fLamInc1.hap2, whole genome shotgun sequence:
- the c1qtnf2 gene encoding complement C1q tumor necrosis factor-related protein 2 has protein sequence MFQICLMIHLLSLISAQSTYSSFKKGHNITIHSSQLVCSLPGPQGPAGNPGHPGSQGTIGSMGPPGKDGLDGKDGEKGQKGDRGEPGRPGNPGKPGMKGREGVIGKAGPRGLKGPRGPTGLAGKKGQKSEKGDIGEEGAAGRCNCNTAARSAFSVAMTKSYPKERLPIRFSRILLNEGNHYNASSGKFVCAIPGVYFFTYDITLSNKHLAIGLVHNGQYKIKTFDANTGNHDVASGSTVLHLQRSDQIWLQIFYSEQNGLFFDPFWTDSMFTGFLIYADEEHPNEADKKANTEAES, from the exons ATGTTCCAGATTTGCCTTATGATCCATTTGTTGTCACTCATCTCTGCCCAGTCAACATATTCCTCATTCAAGAAAGGTCACAACATCACAATCCATTCCTCCCAGCTTGTCTGCAGTCTACCAGGGCCACAGGGGCCTGCAGGGAACCCTGGACATCCTGGATCACAAGGGACGATTGGATCCATGGGGCCTCCAGGGAAGGATGGCCTGGATGGGAAAGATGGAGAAAAGGGACAAAAGGGAGATAGAG GTGAGCCAGGGAGACCTGGGAACCCTGGAAAGCCAGGTATGAAAGGTCGCGAGGGGGTTATCGGGAAAGCAGGACCTAGGGGACTGAAAGGGCCACGTGGGCCAACAGGGCTGGCCGGAAAAAAGGGACAAAAGAGTGAGAAAGGTGACATAGGTGAGGAAGGAGCTGCAGGGCGCTGTAACTGCAATACAGCAGCCCGCTCAGCCTTCTCTGTGGCGATGACCAAGAGCTACCCTAAAGAACGTCTGCCCATCCGCTTCAGCCGCATTCTGCTGAACGAGGGAAATCACTACAACGCCAGCAGTGGAAAGTTTGTCTGTGCCATCCCTGGGGTCTActtctttacttatgacatcacCCTGTCCAACAAGCACCTGGCTATTGGACTGGTCCACAATGGGCAGTACAAGATCAAGACATTTGATGCGAACACAGGGAATCATGACGTCGCATCCGGTTCCACTGTTCTTCACCTGCAGCGTTCAGACCAGATCTGGCTGCAGATCTTCTACTCAGAACAGAACGGATTGTTTTTCGACCCCTTTTGGACGGACAGTATGTTCACTGGCTTCCTTATCTACGCTGATGAAGAACATCCCAATGAAGCTGACAAAAAAGCTAATACTGAAGCTGAAAGTTGA